A window of Blastomonas sp. SL216 contains these coding sequences:
- the tsaE gene encoding tRNA (adenosine(37)-N6)-threonylcarbamoyltransferase complex ATPase subunit type 1 TsaE: MMLTLSSLDAMQRLGVLLAEKARPGDTIALSGDLGAGKSTLARAILGALGFAGEVPSPTFALILPYDPPEVRIPVIHADFYRLDGAMELDELGLDAGDPALLIAEWPERIGGLAGPDTLQLRIEGSDASERRIMAAPGTNWQARWRQIAGEWC, translated from the coding sequence GTGATGCTGACGCTGTCTTCGCTGGACGCCATGCAGCGCCTGGGCGTGTTGCTCGCCGAAAAGGCACGGCCTGGCGATACCATCGCGCTGTCGGGCGATCTTGGCGCGGGCAAGTCGACGCTGGCGCGCGCCATTCTGGGCGCGCTCGGCTTTGCGGGTGAGGTGCCCAGCCCGACCTTCGCGCTGATCCTTCCTTACGACCCGCCCGAGGTTCGGATCCCGGTCATTCATGCCGATTTCTACCGGCTGGATGGAGCGATGGAGCTCGACGAGCTGGGGCTTGATGCCGGTGATCCAGCGCTGCTGATCGCCGAATGGCCCGAGCGTATTGGTGGGTTGGCGGGTCCCGATACGCTGCAATTGCGGATCGAGGGGAGCGATGCTAGCGAGCGCCGGATTATGGCGGCGCCCGGCACGAACTGGCAGGCGCGCTGGCGGCAGATTGCAGGTGAATGGTGTTGA